A single Natrinema pellirubrum DSM 15624 DNA region contains:
- a CDS encoding DUF7344 domain-containing protein: protein MSPAPHSEPDRAEFVQAVLDWLDEPTASAETIDDAFALLSDQRRRLLLRVMRTYDEELTLPDAAEEVAIRETGHGVTDIPAERVTEVYLSLYHDHLPRLVDAGLLVYDQERDLVAPDGI from the coding sequence ATGAGTCCCGCACCACACTCGGAACCCGATCGCGCCGAGTTCGTCCAGGCCGTCCTCGACTGGCTCGACGAGCCCACCGCATCGGCAGAGACGATCGACGACGCGTTCGCGTTGCTGTCCGACCAGCGCCGCCGGCTGCTGTTGCGGGTCATGCGCACCTACGACGAGGAGCTGACGCTGCCCGACGCCGCGGAGGAGGTCGCCATCCGGGAGACAGGCCACGGCGTAACGGACATCCCGGCCGAGCGGGTCACCGAGGTCTATCTCTCCCTCTATCACGATCACCTGCCGCGGCTGGTCGATGCCGGCCTGCTCGTGTACGATCAGGAACGCGACCTCGTCGCTCCCGATGGGATCTAG
- a CDS encoding sugar phosphate nucleotidyltransferase — protein MKAVVLAGGYATRMWPITKHRPKMFLPIGESTVVDRIFAELEADERIDEVYVSTNERFAPDFEAHLADSEFDKPRLSVEETTEEDDKFGVVGALSQLIDREDVDDDLLIIAGDNLISFDVADFLDAFEARDAPTLAAYDVGTREKAKSYGLVELEGDRVVDFQEKPDDPKSTLVSIACYAFPKESLDLLPTYLEDGNNPDEPGWFVQWLQNREATYAYTFEGAWFDIGTPESYLDAVAWHLDGDSLVADSATLEDATIGENVHVMADVTLEGTDLDHTVVFPEATVRNGDIRRSIIDRGTTLEDLDLAGALIGAHTTITNGGA, from the coding sequence ATGAAGGCCGTCGTCCTTGCAGGCGGGTACGCGACTCGGATGTGGCCGATTACCAAACATCGGCCCAAGATGTTCCTCCCGATCGGCGAGTCGACCGTCGTCGATCGCATCTTCGCGGAACTCGAGGCCGACGAGCGAATCGACGAGGTCTACGTCAGCACCAACGAACGGTTCGCCCCCGACTTCGAGGCCCACTTGGCCGATAGCGAGTTCGACAAGCCTCGGCTCTCGGTCGAGGAGACGACCGAGGAAGACGACAAGTTCGGCGTCGTCGGCGCGCTTTCCCAGCTGATCGACCGCGAGGACGTCGACGACGACCTGCTGATCATCGCCGGCGACAACCTGATCAGCTTCGACGTCGCCGACTTTCTGGACGCGTTCGAAGCGCGGGACGCGCCGACGCTGGCCGCCTACGACGTCGGCACCCGCGAGAAGGCCAAATCCTACGGGCTGGTCGAGCTCGAGGGCGACCGCGTCGTCGACTTCCAGGAGAAGCCCGACGACCCCAAGAGTACGCTCGTCTCGATCGCCTGCTACGCGTTCCCGAAGGAATCGCTCGATCTCCTGCCGACCTACCTCGAGGACGGCAACAACCCCGACGAACCCGGCTGGTTCGTCCAGTGGCTCCAGAACCGCGAGGCTACCTACGCCTACACCTTCGAGGGCGCGTGGTTCGACATCGGCACCCCCGAGAGCTATCTCGACGCCGTCGCCTGGCACTTAGATGGCGACTCGCTGGTCGCCGACTCCGCGACGCTGGAAGACGCCACGATCGGCGAGAACGTCCACGTCATGGCCGACGTGACCCTCGAGGGGACCGACCTCGACCACACCGTCGTCTTCCCCGAGGCGACGGTTCGCAACGGCGACATTCGCCGTTCGATCATCGATCGGGGAACCACGCTCGAAGACCTCGATCTCGCGGGGGCGCTCATCGGTGCCCACACGACGATCACGAACGGCGGCGCGTAG
- a CDS encoding DUF373 family protein yields MTTLVVCLDRTDDVGRKTGLRSPVVGWEAVRALVTDVGLADPEDSGVNTLLESLRVAQDLRDENEEVVVAVVSGDHESMVSADRAVAEQLDDLIADYDPDSAVVVTDSAEDERLIPIVESRVQVDSVDRVVVRQARDIESTYYLLKQFLADEELRQTILVPIGLTLLVFPLLATTVGPAEGAAAITTVIGLFLLYKGFNIDERLTRLARGTRESLYSGQVSVVTYVVAAGLTFVGLFVGALGVSGLEDTSGVVIPATRFAFDSVPWLAMAALTASAGRLLDEAIGDDPIRTSFLNLPFIVVAVGLVVRGFSAYFLEQQGQMESFVVPANEFLIFSNERFVMGAGERLALYVVTAIVISLVGAQIAASLSGSSGEDERSDGGSDAGPQDGATADGESAAPTPDSGAVPDRSDPELTDGGAATGADSPADRDR; encoded by the coding sequence GTGACAACGCTGGTCGTCTGTCTCGACCGGACCGACGACGTGGGCCGCAAGACCGGCCTGCGCTCGCCGGTCGTCGGCTGGGAGGCAGTCCGCGCGCTCGTGACCGATGTCGGCCTCGCGGATCCGGAGGACTCGGGAGTCAACACCTTGCTCGAGTCGCTGCGGGTCGCCCAGGACTTGCGCGACGAGAACGAGGAGGTCGTCGTCGCGGTCGTCTCGGGGGACCACGAGTCGATGGTGTCGGCCGACCGGGCGGTCGCCGAGCAGCTCGACGACCTCATTGCGGACTACGATCCGGACTCGGCGGTCGTCGTGACCGACAGCGCGGAGGACGAACGGCTGATTCCGATCGTCGAGAGCCGCGTCCAGGTCGATTCGGTCGACCGGGTCGTCGTCCGCCAAGCACGGGACATCGAATCGACGTACTACCTGCTCAAGCAGTTCCTCGCCGACGAGGAGCTGCGCCAGACGATCCTCGTCCCGATCGGGCTGACGCTGCTGGTCTTTCCGCTGCTCGCGACGACCGTCGGCCCGGCTGAGGGAGCGGCCGCGATCACGACCGTCATCGGTCTCTTCCTGCTCTACAAGGGCTTCAACATCGACGAACGCCTGACCCGACTCGCCCGCGGGACCCGCGAGTCGCTGTACTCCGGGCAGGTATCGGTCGTCACCTACGTCGTCGCGGCCGGGCTGACCTTCGTCGGCCTGTTCGTCGGCGCGCTCGGCGTCTCGGGGCTCGAGGATACGTCCGGCGTCGTGATCCCGGCGACCCGGTTCGCGTTCGACAGCGTCCCGTGGCTGGCGATGGCCGCCCTGACTGCCAGCGCCGGCCGCCTGCTCGACGAGGCGATCGGCGACGACCCCATCCGCACCTCCTTTCTCAACCTCCCCTTTATCGTCGTCGCGGTGGGGCTGGTCGTCCGCGGGTTCTCCGCGTACTTCCTCGAGCAACAGGGCCAGATGGAGTCGTTTGTCGTCCCGGCCAACGAGTTCCTCATCTTCTCGAACGAGCGGTTCGTGATGGGGGCCGGCGAACGCCTCGCGCTCTACGTCGTCACCGCGATCGTCATTAGCCTCGTCGGCGCACAGATCGCGGCTTCGCTCAGTGGCTCGAGCGGCGAGGACGAACGGAGCGACGGCGGCTCCGATGCGGGTCCACAGGACGGCGCGACGGCCGACGGCGAGTCCGCGGCCCCAACCCCCGATTCCGGCGCGGTCCCGGATCGGAGCGATCCCGAACTCACCGACGGCGGTGCGGCCACCGGCGCCGACTCGCCCGCCGATCGCGACCGCTGA
- a CDS encoding IS5-like element ISNpe14 family transposase, with the protein MRSKRPIIRQCKNLAKQHVDNPDEPAAPDGASGFAEWTQIAFILLHAELDKDFRETEAWFNDSRAIREELNIDKSPDHTTLCRWEQQVDMRELRSLLRRSAEQAGWSGTAAIDASGFQRDQTSYHYRNRAGFSFHKLKTTILVDTESLAIKDVHFTTKRKWDGHIGLQVYRRNAEDLQEFLADANYSWSDLREECRAGATRPLIKHREHNALKKAHNARMDEDLYHQRTLSETAFSLLKDDGEKLRSRSWHGQFRELTRKCIVHNLSQAAS; encoded by the coding sequence ATGAGGTCGAAACGGCCGATCATACGGCAGTGTAAGAATCTTGCCAAACAGCACGTGGATAACCCTGACGAACCCGCTGCGCCGGACGGCGCCAGCGGGTTCGCCGAGTGGACTCAGATCGCGTTTATCCTCTTGCATGCGGAACTCGACAAAGATTTCCGAGAGACTGAAGCATGGTTCAATGACTCCAGAGCCATCCGTGAAGAGCTTAACATCGACAAATCGCCGGATCACACCACGCTCTGTCGATGGGAGCAACAGGTCGACATGCGTGAACTCCGCAGCCTGCTCCGCCGCAGTGCGGAGCAGGCTGGCTGGTCGGGAACAGCAGCAATCGACGCCAGTGGCTTCCAGCGAGATCAAACCAGCTATCATTACCGGAATCGTGCTGGCTTCTCGTTTCACAAGCTGAAGACAACGATTTTGGTCGATACAGAGTCACTGGCGATCAAAGACGTTCATTTCACGACGAAGCGCAAGTGGGACGGACACATCGGCTTGCAGGTCTATCGGCGCAACGCCGAAGACCTGCAAGAGTTCCTTGCAGATGCGAACTATTCGTGGTCAGATCTCAGAGAGGAGTGTCGCGCTGGCGCGACACGACCGCTAATCAAACACAGGGAGCACAATGCGCTGAAGAAAGCGCATAACGCTCGGATGGACGAAGATCTGTACCATCAGCGGACACTGAGTGAGACTGCGTTCTCACTGCTGAAGGATGACGGTGAGAAGTTACGCTCTCGGAGCTGGCACGGCCAGTTCCGAGAGCTCACGCGCAAGTGTATCGTGCATAACCTATCGCAGGCGGCGAGTTAG
- a CDS encoding diphthine--ammonia ligase gives MSDADGTWVSLFSGGKDSSWALYRALEAGLPVDRLVTVHPAGDSYMYHVPATELATLAAKSIGIELIDVEPDDFAADTAADSGVQGDAELEPLEAALEELDADLPGGIAGVTAGAVESEYQTSRIQGMCDRLGCELFAPLWQEDPRDLADAMLEAGFEIAIIQVAAHGLDESWLGRTLDREAIAELEALHEEYGVHILGEGGEFETFVVDGPHMDRRIDLEYEREWEGTRGRLRITDATVT, from the coding sequence ATGAGCGACGCAGACGGGACGTGGGTAAGCCTCTTCTCGGGCGGGAAGGACTCCTCGTGGGCGCTGTACCGGGCCCTCGAGGCGGGACTGCCCGTCGACCGGCTCGTGACCGTCCACCCCGCGGGCGACTCGTATATGTATCACGTCCCCGCGACGGAACTGGCGACGCTGGCGGCCAAGAGCATCGGCATCGAACTGATCGACGTCGAGCCCGACGACTTCGCGGCCGACACGGCCGCCGACTCCGGGGTGCAAGGCGACGCCGAACTCGAGCCCCTCGAGGCCGCCCTCGAGGAACTCGACGCCGACCTGCCGGGCGGGATCGCGGGCGTCACCGCCGGTGCCGTCGAGAGCGAGTACCAAACGAGCCGCATTCAGGGCATGTGCGACCGCCTCGGCTGTGAGCTGTTCGCCCCGCTCTGGCAGGAGGATCCCCGCGACCTCGCCGACGCGATGCTCGAGGCCGGCTTCGAGATCGCGATCATCCAGGTCGCGGCCCACGGCTTGGACGAGTCGTGGCTCGGGCGCACGCTCGACCGGGAAGCGATCGCCGAACTCGAGGCGCTACACGAGGAGTACGGCGTCCACATTTTGGGTGAGGGCGGCGAGTTCGAGACCTTTGTCGTGGATGGGCCACATATGGATCGGCGAATCGACCTCGAGTACGAGCGCGAGTGGGAGGGGACACGCGGCCGGTTGCGGATCACGGACGCGACGGTAACATAG
- a CDS encoding Rieske (2Fe-2S) protein has product MDAGRITALADVPADSTVLFRVADGAGDEQEAILVRTEAEGDGPADEVACWLNYCQHLTHIKLDKGSGAPIRDGELVCANHGAYFEPDSGRCTFGPCEGAYLTDLEITVSDGDVYLTDDEYEFVGPGPLETDDLDRTSTSNVEF; this is encoded by the coding sequence ATGGACGCAGGACGGATCACGGCGCTTGCGGACGTGCCCGCCGACTCGACGGTGCTGTTTCGTGTCGCCGACGGCGCGGGCGACGAGCAGGAAGCGATACTCGTTCGGACCGAAGCCGAGGGCGACGGTCCTGCCGACGAGGTCGCCTGCTGGCTCAACTACTGTCAGCATCTCACCCACATCAAACTGGACAAGGGGTCGGGCGCACCGATCCGAGACGGCGAACTCGTCTGTGCGAACCACGGCGCGTACTTCGAACCCGACTCGGGCCGCTGTACCTTCGGCCCTTGCGAGGGAGCCTATCTCACCGACCTCGAGATCACCGTCTCGGACGGCGACGTCTACCTGACCGACGACGAGTACGAGTTCGTCGGTCCCGGCCCGCTCGAGACGGACGATCTCGATCGGACGTCGACCTCGAACGTCGAGTTCTAG
- a CDS encoding coiled-coil protein — protein sequence MVDESKNIELTEDDLENKSKGQLIKMAGQLRDRRNELNQMASDRASKRDDLNAKTREKVDEAQEHREKRDELNEQVQEHKESRNELNAEANELFDKVEQLKSDMELDEGKDLEDLEEEIEDLEFKQQTEVLSSEEEQELIEKIESKREEYEERKQKLDQNEDLEELVEEAEEVRSEASQHHQKVTELADKAQEHHNQMIEAYREADDIRDEADEMHEKFVEAQEAADRHHEDFVRVQKRLRELDKKEEEERKSERDKKKEEAKEEAEEIYQKFKEGETLDTEDLMKLQKTGLL from the coding sequence ATGGTAGACGAATCGAAGAACATCGAACTGACAGAGGACGACCTAGAAAACAAATCGAAAGGACAGCTCATCAAGATGGCCGGTCAACTGCGAGACCGGCGCAACGAGCTGAACCAGATGGCTTCTGACCGGGCTTCCAAACGCGACGACCTTAACGCGAAGACTCGCGAGAAGGTCGACGAAGCCCAGGAGCACCGCGAGAAACGCGACGAACTCAACGAGCAGGTCCAGGAACACAAGGAGAGCCGCAACGAGCTCAACGCCGAGGCCAACGAACTGTTCGACAAGGTCGAACAGCTCAAATCGGACATGGAGCTCGACGAGGGCAAGGACCTCGAGGACCTCGAAGAGGAGATCGAAGACCTCGAGTTCAAACAGCAGACCGAGGTCCTCTCGAGCGAGGAAGAGCAGGAACTCATCGAGAAGATCGAGAGCAAGCGCGAGGAGTACGAGGAGCGCAAGCAGAAACTCGATCAGAACGAGGACCTCGAGGAACTCGTCGAGGAGGCCGAGGAAGTACGATCGGAAGCCTCCCAGCACCACCAGAAGGTCACGGAACTCGCCGACAAGGCCCAGGAACATCACAACCAGATGATCGAGGCCTATCGGGAGGCCGACGACATCCGTGACGAGGCCGACGAGATGCACGAGAAGTTCGTCGAGGCCCAGGAGGCCGCCGACCGCCACCACGAGGACTTCGTCCGCGTCCAGAAGCGCCTGCGCGAACTGGACAAGAAAGAGGAAGAAGAGCGCAAGTCCGAGCGCGACAAGAAGAAAGAAGAGGCCAAGGAAGAGGCCGAGGAGATCTACCAGAAGTTCAAGGAAGGCGAAACCCTCGACACCGAGGACCTGATGAAGCTCCAGAAGACGGGACTGCTCTAA
- the sppA gene encoding signal peptide peptidase SppA, with translation MVSNETERLLTVALGGLASAAVAVALFVVYPQTLTDLFGVLVAIAAVLVGLRFTSNIAGSLYPSYDVAEVAVEGPISRDGGGGPLPTSPGATPADDVVDQIDRADEDDNVDALLLKLNTPGGEVVPSDDIRLAAERFDGPTVAYATDVCASGGYWIASGCDELWAREGSIVGSIGVIGSRVNASDLAEKVGLSYERFAAGEYKDAGTALKEMDEDEREYLQGIIDDYYDTFVERVSDGRDLEPEFIRDTEARIYLGEQAHELELVDHLGTRREIEAELADRLETDEVVVEEFEPERPLMARVGAGAQKVAYAFGAGIAGLGDGRGFRLRS, from the coding sequence ATGGTTAGTAACGAGACCGAGCGACTCCTGACGGTCGCTCTCGGCGGGCTCGCGTCCGCTGCGGTCGCGGTCGCGCTGTTCGTCGTCTATCCGCAGACGCTGACGGATCTGTTCGGCGTGTTGGTCGCGATCGCCGCCGTCCTCGTGGGGCTGCGATTCACGAGCAACATCGCCGGGTCGCTGTACCCGAGCTATGACGTCGCCGAGGTCGCCGTCGAAGGACCGATCAGCCGCGACGGCGGCGGTGGGCCCCTGCCGACGAGCCCGGGTGCGACGCCGGCCGACGACGTCGTCGACCAGATCGATCGTGCCGACGAGGACGACAACGTCGACGCGCTCCTGTTGAAGCTAAACACGCCCGGCGGTGAGGTCGTCCCCAGTGACGACATTCGCCTGGCCGCCGAGCGATTCGACGGGCCGACCGTCGCCTACGCGACCGACGTCTGTGCCAGCGGCGGCTACTGGATCGCCAGCGGCTGCGACGAACTCTGGGCCCGCGAGGGGTCGATCGTCGGCTCGATCGGCGTCATCGGCTCCCGGGTCAACGCCAGCGACTTAGCCGAGAAGGTCGGCCTCTCCTACGAGCGCTTTGCCGCCGGCGAGTACAAAGACGCCGGCACGGCGCTCAAAGAGATGGACGAGGACGAACGCGAGTACCTGCAGGGGATCATCGACGACTACTACGACACCTTCGTCGAACGGGTCAGCGACGGCCGCGACTTAGAGCCGGAGTTCATCCGCGACACGGAGGCCCGGATCTACCTCGGGGAGCAGGCCCACGAGCTGGAGTTGGTCGACCACCTCGGTACCCGCCGCGAGATCGAGGCCGAACTGGCCGACCGGCTCGAGACCGACGAGGTCGTCGTCGAGGAATTCGAACCCGAGCGTCCGCTGATGGCCCGCGTCGGCGCGGGCGCCCAGAAGGTCGCCTACGCCTTCGGGGCCGGCATCGCCGGCCTCGGCGACGGCCGCGGGTTCCGACTCCGGAGCTAA
- a CDS encoding glycoside hydrolase family 2 protein, with the protein MTDEWTAGVVTDAGGDDPPTVEGWRPVSVPGRPAAFADADGPITYRTTVPDPRDEASERALLEIGGTDGPAEAWLNGSRLGASDVGFVPARLEFDPRLENELLVVCERPDSFAGIRGTDAVPDRFDTPGIRWGVAVESRPRTFLRAFEARPRLGPVSAGDASEGAASAANAALDGAGAAIDVTLEVDAGAAVDDAVTLSLRPEGFRGGAAMERVPVRAEAGERTTVSRTLTIREPSLWWPREYGPQDRYTVRAKLEGDTRERTVGLRRVERDGDGLLVNGRRVRARGFTRLPGGDPRADVDRAVDANATLLRARGHVPSPSFYEACDEAGLLVWQDLPACGADLPVERGIELATALAEAYGGHPSLAMYGVQDRPADPYAEPLGEGLLAKLAVRYRAWRASVDREPADEIAENLPDELPVVSVAGPPGTDPDAAHLFPGWRYLEAADIDWLLETYPSLGEVVGRFGAGSLATDEADPATIPGLEPSLLADGADAEDSQREQAQILKTVAETLRRRECGVLAASTLRDPAPGGGMGAHTADGEPKRAAEAIAQSYEPIQAVLDGPPTPGAVGITLCNDSHEAVETTVGWRAGEETAATTVDVDPLETASAGTARIPPDAERVDLEVAVGDRTVRNRYYL; encoded by the coding sequence ATGACCGACGAGTGGACTGCCGGCGTCGTCACCGACGCCGGCGGTGACGACCCGCCGACCGTCGAAGGGTGGCGACCGGTATCGGTGCCCGGCCGCCCTGCGGCGTTCGCCGACGCGGACGGCCCGATCACCTATCGAACGACGGTTCCGGATCCGCGGGACGAGGCGTCCGAACGGGCGCTGCTCGAGATCGGCGGCACGGACGGTCCGGCCGAGGCCTGGCTGAACGGGTCGCGGCTGGGCGCGAGCGACGTGGGGTTCGTCCCGGCCCGTCTCGAGTTCGATCCCCGCCTGGAGAACGAATTACTGGTCGTCTGTGAACGGCCGGACTCCTTCGCCGGAATCCGCGGGACCGACGCGGTCCCCGACCGGTTCGACACGCCTGGGATCCGCTGGGGCGTCGCGGTCGAGTCCCGTCCCCGGACATTCCTGCGAGCGTTCGAGGCCCGTCCGCGATTGGGACCGGTGTCGGCGGGCGATGCGAGCGAGGGGGCCGCGTCGGCCGCGAACGCGGCTCTCGACGGCGCGGGCGCCGCGATCGACGTGACCCTCGAGGTCGACGCGGGGGCGGCCGTCGACGACGCCGTAACGCTGTCGCTGCGGCCCGAGGGCTTTCGCGGCGGCGCGGCCATGGAGCGGGTGCCCGTGCGGGCCGAGGCGGGGGAACGGACCACCGTCTCGCGGACGCTCACGATCAGGGAGCCGTCGCTGTGGTGGCCCCGCGAGTACGGCCCGCAGGACCGCTACACCGTCCGGGCGAAACTCGAGGGCGATACCCGCGAGCGGACGGTCGGGCTGCGCCGCGTCGAGCGCGACGGCGACGGACTGCTGGTCAACGGCCGCCGGGTGCGGGCCCGCGGGTTCACGCGGCTTCCCGGCGGCGATCCCCGCGCGGACGTCGACCGGGCCGTCGACGCGAACGCAACGTTGCTCCGGGCGCGCGGTCACGTCCCGTCCCCGTCGTTCTACGAGGCCTGTGACGAGGCTGGACTGCTGGTCTGGCAGGACCTGCCGGCCTGCGGGGCCGATCTCCCGGTCGAGCGGGGGATCGAACTGGCGACGGCGCTGGCCGAGGCGTACGGCGGCCATCCGAGCCTCGCGATGTACGGCGTTCAGGACCGGCCGGCCGATCCGTACGCGGAGCCGCTTGGAGAGGGCTTGCTCGCGAAACTCGCCGTCCGGTATCGGGCGTGGCGAGCGTCGGTCGACCGGGAACCGGCGGACGAGATCGCCGAGAACCTCCCCGACGAGCTGCCGGTCGTGTCGGTGGCCGGCCCCCCGGGAACCGACCCCGACGCGGCGCATCTCTTCCCGGGCTGGCGATACCTCGAGGCCGCCGATATCGACTGGCTGCTCGAGACGTACCCGTCGCTCGGTGAGGTGGTCGGCCGATTCGGCGCCGGATCGCTCGCAACCGATGAGGCCGACCCGGCGACGATACCGGGACTCGAGCCGTCCCTGCTCGCCGACGGGGCCGACGCCGAGGACTCACAGCGCGAGCAGGCACAAATCCTGAAAACGGTCGCCGAGACGCTCCGCCGGCGGGAATGTGGCGTCCTCGCGGCGTCGACGCTCCGCGACCCCGCACCGGGCGGCGGCATGGGCGCTCACACCGCCGACGGCGAGCCAAAGCGGGCCGCCGAGGCGATCGCGCAGTCCTACGAGCCGATTCAGGCCGTCCTTGACGGGCCGCCGACGCCGGGGGCCGTCGGGATCACGCTCTGTAACGACAGCCACGAGGCCGTCGAGACGACCGTCGGCTGGCGTGCGGGCGAGGAGACGGCCGCGACGACGGTAGACGTCGACCCCCTCGAGACGGCCTCCGCCGGAACCGCCCGGATTCCGCCCGACGCGGAGCGGGTCGATCTCGAGGTCGCCGTCGGTGATCGAACGGTCCGTAACCGGTACTATTTATAA
- a CDS encoding saccharopine dehydrogenase family protein, with protein sequence MDSLLVYGSYGYTGRLIAREAVARGGSPVVAGRDGRAVAEQADALRVEGRTVDLAADDLERRLRPFDAVLNCAGPFVETAGPLVDACLETGTDYLDITGEFPVFERLRQRDEQAREAGITLLPGVGFDVVPSDCLAAFLNEQLPAADQLRLGIKGGGGLSRGTARTMLEHLGDGGVVRRNGRLIQVPTAFRSREIDFGDGPEHAVTIPWGDVVTAAHSTGIESIEVYAAAPSWADRALSAVDSLGWLLERGPAERVLKRLIDARLEGPDDRQLATGSAVVWGEVTDEATGRRARARLRTPNPYALTAESAVAAAQRILEGGRVPAGFQTPASAFGSEFVLELSATERELVEAPAESGGQAAAIGESERPSPVEPR encoded by the coding sequence ATGGATTCCCTTCTCGTCTACGGCTCCTACGGCTACACCGGGCGGCTGATCGCTCGCGAGGCGGTCGCTCGCGGCGGTTCCCCCGTCGTCGCCGGCCGCGACGGCCGCGCGGTCGCCGAACAAGCCGACGCGCTCCGGGTCGAGGGCCGGACCGTCGACCTCGCGGCCGACGACCTCGAGCGCCGACTCCGCCCCTTCGACGCCGTCCTCAACTGCGCCGGCCCGTTCGTCGAGACGGCCGGCCCGCTGGTCGACGCCTGCCTCGAGACGGGGACGGACTACCTCGACATCACCGGCGAGTTCCCGGTCTTCGAGCGGCTCCGCCAGCGCGACGAGCAGGCCCGCGAGGCGGGGATCACGCTATTGCCCGGCGTCGGCTTCGACGTCGTCCCCTCGGACTGTCTGGCGGCATTTCTCAACGAGCAGCTCCCGGCCGCCGACCAGTTGCGACTCGGGATCAAGGGCGGGGGCGGCCTCTCACGGGGCACCGCCCGGACGATGCTCGAACACCTCGGAGACGGCGGCGTCGTGCGCCGCAACGGCCGACTCATTCAGGTGCCGACCGCGTTCCGGTCCCGCGAGATCGACTTCGGCGACGGCCCCGAACACGCCGTCACGATCCCGTGGGGCGACGTCGTCACCGCCGCCCACAGCACCGGGATCGAGTCGATCGAGGTCTACGCCGCCGCGCCGTCGTGGGCGGACCGGGCCCTCTCGGCGGTCGACTCGCTGGGCTGGCTCCTCGAGCGCGGTCCCGCCGAGCGAGTCCTGAAGCGACTGATCGACGCCCGACTCGAGGGGCCGGACGACCGCCAACTGGCGACCGGCAGCGCCGTCGTCTGGGGCGAGGTGACCGACGAGGCGACCGGCCGACGGGCGCGAGCCCGCCTTCGTACCCCCAATCCCTACGCTCTGACGGCCGAGTCGGCGGTCGCGGCCGCTCAGCGGATCCTCGAGGGGGGCCGGGTCCCGGCCGGCTTCCAGACGCCCGCATCGGCCTTCGGCAGCGAGTTCGTCCTCGAGCTGTCGGCGACCGAGCGGGAACTGGTCGAGGCACCGGCCGAGTCCGGCGGGCAAGCGGCGGCGATCGGCGAGTCCGAGCGGCCGTCGCCGGTCGAGCCGCGGTGA
- a CDS encoding transcriptional regulator gives MREADETTRQKLADALRAEPATPSELATQFDLTPHAVVGHVEHVSQSVADGDEQFLVAPPTCRDCGFDDYDDLLNLPSRCPDCKSESIDEPTFTIE, from the coding sequence ATGCGCGAGGCCGACGAAACCACCCGACAGAAACTCGCCGACGCCCTCCGGGCCGAGCCGGCGACGCCGAGCGAACTCGCGACGCAGTTCGATCTCACGCCCCACGCGGTGGTGGGCCACGTCGAACACGTCTCCCAGTCGGTAGCCGACGGCGACGAGCAGTTCCTCGTCGCCCCGCCGACGTGTCGGGACTGCGGGTTCGACGACTACGACGACCTGCTGAACCTCCCCTCGCGGTGTCCCGACTGCAAGAGCGAGTCTATCGACGAACCGACGTTTACGATCGAGTGA